The genomic stretch tgtaatagagttttcccatatttttgtacattctgtcataaaattactgctgtcactgcgcttattttcatgtgaaccaacttcattgCTGTGACGtttcatgggaatgaatcaatgtgaagttatttcacaaaaaaatagtccagtaagaatgaagtactataaaaaaatgtggcgcctctacaggccaaccgactaggcgaatagcACACGCGCAATTTCGTTTTGTAAAATCATCGATAAGCTTATGCATATTAGCAAAAAATGAACGCCTAAACAGAGGAGCAGagattattttgataaatttaaattctgcaTTTGGTACAGTGACTAACATTCCAAAATCAGCCAAACTGTGGATGGaattttctcaatatttttaaGGTTGTCAGTGTTTAAAATAAGCATTGAATTATCGTCAATAAACATAAAACTGATGTGACTGGTTCAATGTTGTCTTACGAGAGGATAAAACAGAAACATTTAGCAGAATTCCAGTTAATTAAAATAGGCTCTGGTTTATCAAACGTGTTTGGAAATTCCggttttttcatttgtttgttttctttgcGTAATAACTTCTACCAGTGGTAGACTaccaatcaataaaattagttAATTAAAGTTCGCCTGTAAGTAAATACGTTCAGTCCATTTTTAACGTTCATCAACGGAACATCATATATAGCAGCGATTGCATCTGGGAAAATTTGCCAGGCCATGAAGTAAGAATTTGTTTTGCATTTGGTATCGACTATTTGTGGTTTATTCGGGTTTCACTTCAACAGAAACCACGTCACGATTTTATTCTTCGTTTCGGTAATTTCGTCAACTACCTTGGCTTTCGAACTAACTTGTCGTTACAAAACAGAAACTAACTGGTGGGCCATAGACAACGTATACTTTTGCGATTTGAAGTATGATGTTGAAACTCTCAAACCCAACGACGTTATAACAACTCTCCATGGCTTTCATTTGGATGATAAATCCAACGCTGACGTAGTTGGTTTTCGTGCGAGCAATAAACAGCTTGAATACTTCCCGAAAGGTTTGCCGAACTATTTTGATGCGggaaaaatggaatttattgCCGTCTGGGAAACTGGATTGAAGGAAATCCATCAAAGTGATTTGTCACCGTTTTCGAAATTGAGAATTCTGAGCTTGTGGGCAAATGATTTCGAAGTGATTGAACGTGACTTGTTCGAGTTCAATCCACATCTGGAGTACATTGGGttgggaaagaataaaatcaaatttatcgaCGGTAACGTTTTCGGTCATTTAAATGCGCTGCACACTTTGCATATCGATGACAACAAGTGCATTTCGAGACAAGTTGCTGGTGATAGAGAGGCAGTTTTGAATCTTTTTAGAGAAATTCAAGAGAAGTGTTCGGGTTCAAATGACACAGCAACTGGAGGTGCCTCTAATGTGGAACTAACTTGTCGTTACAAAACAGAAACTAACTGGTGGGCCATAGACAACGTATACTTTTGCGATTTGAAGTATGACGTCGAAACTCTCAAACCCAACGACGTTATAACAACTCTCCATGGCTTTCATTTGGATGATAAATCCAACGCTGACGTGGTTGGTTTTCGTGCGAGCAATAAACAACTTGAATACTTCCCGAAAGGTCTGCCGAACTATTTTGATGCGggaaaaatggaatttattgCCGTCTGGGAAACTGGATTGAAGGAAATCCATCAAAGTGATTTGTCACCGTTTACGAAATTGAGAATTCTGAGCTTGTGGGCAAATGATTTCGAGGTGATTGAACGTGACTTGTTCGAGTTCAATCCACATCTGGAGTACATTGGGttgggaaagaataaaatcaaatttatcgaCGGTAACGTTTTCGGTCATTTAAATGCGCTGCACTCTTTGCATATCGATGACAACAAGTGCATTTCGAGACAAGTTGCTGGTGATAGAGAGGCAGTTTTGAATCTTTTTAGAGAAATTCAAGAGAAGTGTTCGGGATCTAATGACATAGCACCTGGAGGTGATTTTAAGTTCGATGTTCGTAATGGATTTaactaaatatttaaaaaggtCGTGTGCGCCCCTAACCAAGACTGATATAAGAAAAAATtcgcgaaaacattttcttaatattaGTAGGTCTTGGTGTAGGACTAGGGTGATTGGTCCTTTCCATAATCTGtgcgattttatttaaaaaatattgagaaaatCCAATACCATAacactgcttctagcacgaaccctaatttttccaacgtcaaaaagcctccaaattttcaaatatgtatgcGTGTATACCGTAAGATTAcatgtgttgtgtgtttttattcacaccaAGAAATCATGAACCCTATCTttacgagaaaatgcaaaacctattttgattgcatccgaatatttcttatgttcgttcatgctagaagcagagcTGTGCCAATACCATCTAAAAGCTACATTCTATACCCTCGAGGCGAATACATAACGTTATGTAATCTTTTTTCACAACAATTgcaataaatgaaattcattaaaacatttatggtttgtttttagaattgtgaaatgttttcgaaaaaaatgtgctATCAGTAGCACGGACTGTCACCTCTGGAAACA from Bradysia coprophila strain Holo2 unplaced genomic scaffold, BU_Bcop_v1 contig_138, whole genome shotgun sequence encodes the following:
- the LOC119074020 gene encoding uncharacterized protein LOC119074020: MKNHVTILFFVSVISSTTLAFELTCRYKTETNWWAIDNVYFCDLKYDVETLKPNDVITTLHGFHLDDKSNADVVGFRASNKQLEYFPKGLPNYFDAGKMEFIAVWETGLKEIHQSDLSPFSKLRILSLWANDFEVIERDLFEFNPHLEYIGLGKNKIKFIDGNVFGHLNALHTLHIDDNKCISRQVAGDREAVLNLFREIQEKCSGSNDTATGGASNVELTCRYKTETNWWAIDNVYFCDLKYDVETLKPNDVITTLHGFHLDDKSNADVVGFRASNKQLEYFPKGLPNYFDAGKMEFIAVWETGLKEIHQSDLSPFTKLRILSLWANDFEVIERDLFEFNPHLEYIGLGKNKIKFIDGNVFGHLNALHSLHIDDNKCISRQVAGDREAVLNLFREIQEKCSGSNDIAPGGDFKFDVRNGFN